A window from Drosophila miranda strain MSH22 chromosome Y unlocalized genomic scaffold, D.miranda_PacBio2.1 Contig_Y2_pilon, whole genome shotgun sequence encodes these proteins:
- the LOC117194046 gene encoding zinc finger BED domain-containing protein 1-like, with the protein MSLIRKYSEIWNHFEEVGRQEAKCKYCKSILSCKSQSNLSRHLKSKHPASMEPVIRQNTDGPIFVQSAQPKITSFAERPVPASKAQQIDLQLVRMIAKGHHALRLVEEPELKKFIHDLSHAPNYKLPTRKTLTSSLIPKIRDEYTGTIIEELRAATAVFFTTDGWTSITNESYLAVTVHFIDEESTMLTSYTIACQAFEASHTAANLCSFLEKIVNEWDLKNKVAAIASDNAHNIALAIRTGNWSHIRCFAHTLNLIVQKALDKMSSVRRKAKAISEYFHRSSSGLKKLKDMQALLKLADLKLTQDVPTRWNSTYKMFERLSILKEAVVAALSTRTDLILSPEDWGVIDGVLPVLKPFYEVTEEISAEKNVTLSKIIALTGLLQRKMAQIYPTVKNNLVAEVINEIINEMDGRFNDFEANILYAESTVLDPRFKGRAFKSAEAFKKSVADINKKLAQTIRSLPEPPQEAISNKKQEEDTIWAEFDTTFQQVSQPTNNTAASIREMDKYLAEEYISRKDDPLVWWNQRKAQYPLLYNYMLKRLCLVATSVPCERIFSCAGKPYVKGAPF; encoded by the coding sequence ATGTCGCTTATTCGGAAGTATAGTGAGATTTGGAACCATTTCGAGGAAGTTGGACGCCAGGAAGCCAagtgcaagtattgcaaatctaTTTTGAGTTGCAAATCTCAAAGCAACTTAAGCCGCCATTTAAAGAGCAAGCACCCGGCGTCTATGGAGCCCGTTATCCGGCAAAACACCGATGGCCCGATTTTTGTGCAAAGTGCGCAACCAAAAATAACAAGCTTTGCTGAAAGGCCTGTACCAGCGAGCAAAGCGCAGCAGATTGATCTGCAACTTGTACGGATGATCGCCAAGGGTCATCACGCCTTGCGCTTGGTCGAAGAACCagaattaaaaaaatttattCACGATTTGTCGCACGCCCCAAACTATAAGCTTCCGACGAGGAAAACATTAACCAGCTCCTTGATTCCCAAAATTCGTGACGAGTACACTGGGACGATAATAGAAGAACTACGTGCGGCCACAGCGGTGTTCTTTACTACAGACGGTTGGACATCTATAACCAACGAAAGTTATCTGGCTGTCACAGTACATTTTATCGATGAGGAATCAACGATGCTGACCTCCTATACAATTGCTTGTCAGGCCTTTGAAGCGTCGCACACTGCTGCGAATCTGTGCAGCTTTTTGGAAAAAATTGTGAATGAATGGGATCTCAAAAACAAAGTCGCAGCAATAGCATCCGATAATGCACACAACATTGCTCTTGCTATTAGAACCGGCAATTGGAGTCATATACGGTGTTTTGCTCATACCCTAAATCTAATTGTCCAAAAAGCTCTAGATAAAATGAGCAGTGTGCGCAGAAAAGCTAAAGCTATAAGCGAATATTTTCATCGCAGCTCATCAGGCTTAAAAAAGCTTAAAGATATGCAAGCGCTGCTTAAGTTGGCTGACCTCAAACTAACACAGGATGTGCCAACACGTTGGAACTCAACGTACAAAATGTTTGAACGGTTGTCTATCCTGAAGGAGGCAGTCGTGGCAGCTCTGTCAACAAGGACAGATTTAATTTTGTCACCAGAAGACTGGGGTGTCATTGATGGAGTGCTTCCCGTATTAAAGCCATTTTATGAAGTTACAGAAGAGATCTCAGCTGAAAAAAACGTAACATTGtcaaaaataattgctttgACTGGATTACTTCAAAGAAAAATGGCTCAAATATATCCAACAGTTAAAAATAACCTAGTTGCCGAAGTAATCAATGAAATCATAAACGAGATGGACGGCAGGTTTAACGATTTCGAGGCTAATATTTTGTATGCGGAGAGCACTGTTCTGGATCCCAGGTTCAAAGGACGCGCATTTAAATCTGCGGAGGCCTTTAAAAAGTCAGTAGCGGATATCAACAAAAAATTGGCTCAAACGATACGGTCACTGCCTGAACCTCCACAAGAAGCTataagcaacaaaaaacaagaagAGGACACAATATGGGCTGAATTTGATACCACTTTTCAGCAAGTAAGCCAACCCACCAACAATACGGCAGCATCCATAAGAGAAATGGATAAGTACCTGGCTGAGGAGTACATCAGCCGAAAAGATGATCCATTGGTATGGTGGAATCAGCGGAAAGCGCAATACCCGCTACTTTATAACTATATGCTGAAGCGCCTCTGCTTAGTCGCCACCTCAGTGCCATGCGAGCGCATATTTTCATGTGCAGGAAAACCATACGTAAAAGGCGCTCCCTTTTAA